One region of Drosophila kikkawai strain 14028-0561.14 chromosome 2R, DkikHiC1v2, whole genome shotgun sequence genomic DNA includes:
- the Ir48c gene encoding uncharacterized protein Ir48c, with product MLLLKIFLIINTSLKLISTNSENIINELTLKLNIKTHIYYGFSKETFEELNLKTNQPKLLIFNNISEEFKTEHDDPVLVIMNLEADLDFNLVPIEVLKSYFTDRQYNDILLMDTDKNEEKSYMEISKVYWDAGFSYVLIYASQEEQLWSLRPYPYLEIKQSNLEEYIKSRNNRNLRGYPLRVLVTNDPPHCFVDEEEPPESKDRYKGSIIEIFKLFAEQLNATFQAVPFPGLRRYSTYECLNLVQDNETDACGSIFIRTYKYPTSHPVRLNRVAIMAPFGNPIDKFYYFFRPFDFYVWIAIGLMVVYMCLMGSLLHRWLYGSWDVGQYLLLAVQTLLTRELSLPQCSGGSKLMLLLLLFAIGFVLSNLYVALLSMMLTTKLYQRPIDNLADLKAANVNILLQQHNIRPNSIYGSSEELRERFLLVEEELHMQLRDVLDPNYAYVDSEDRMDFYLYQQKFLRRRRMKKLANPVGYTWAVQVIRQNWVLERLYNDHIQQLFESGLQDKLVEDVHELAVKAGFLHFFPTQSQTIEPLRLEDIVMAAMVLGGGHALAGICFLGELTYSFQSQSLLLESREWQ from the coding sequence ATGTTGCTTCTTAAAATCTTTCTTATAATAAATACCAGCCTAAAACTCATTTCCACAAATTCAGAGAATATAATCAACGAATTaactttaaagttaaatataaaaactcaCATTTATTATGGTTTCAGCAAGGAGACCTTCGAGGAACtcaatttgaaaacaaatcaACCCAAATTACTGATTTTCAACAACATAAGTGAAGAGTTTAAGACAGAGCACGATGACCCTGTGCTGGTAATAATGAATTTAGAAGCTGATCTCGATTTTAATCTGGTGCCAATAGAGGTGCTAAAATCCTATTTTACAGATAGGCAATATAATGATATATTGCTTATGGATACAGACAAAAATGAAGAGAAAAGTTATATGGAAATAAGCAAAGTTTATTGGGATGCTGGATTTTCTTATGTATTAATTTACGCCTCTCAAGAAGAGCAACTTTGGTCACTGAGGCCCTATCCCTACTTGGAGATCAAGCAAAGTAACTTggaagaatatataaaatcccGTAATAATCGCAATTTAAGGGGCTATCCCCTGAGAGTGCTGGTGACCAATGATCCACCCCATTGCTTTGTGGACGAGGAAGAGCCCCCGGAGTCCAAGGATCGATACAAGGGCAGCATCATAGAAATATTCAAGCTGTTTGCTGAGCAACTCAATGCCACCTTCCAGGCGGTACCCTTTCCCGGCCTCCGGAGATACTCCACCTACGAGTGCCTCAACCTGGTGCAGGACAACGAGACGGATGCATGTGGGAGCATCTTCATCAGGACGTACAAGTATCCCACCAGCCACCCAGTTCGCCTCAATCGCGTGGCCATAATGGCTCCCTTTGGCAATCCCATCGACAAGTTCTACTACTTCTTCAGGCCCTTTGACTTCTATGTTTGGATTGCCATTGGTTTGATGGTGGTCTACATGTGCCTAATGGGTTCCTTGCTCCATCGCTGGCTTTATGGCAGCTGGGATGTGGGTCAGTACCTCCTGCTGGCGGTGCAGACTCTGCTGACCAGGGAACTCTCACTGCCGCAGTGTTCTGGAGGCTCCAAGCTAatgctgttgctcctgctctttgccattggttttgttttgtccAATCTGTACGTGGCTTTGCTCTCCATGATGCTCACCACGAAGCTCTATCAAAGACCCATCGACAACCTGGCCGACTTAAAGGCGGCCAATGTGAACATATTGCTGCAGCAGCACAATATTCGACCCAATTCCATTTATGGAAGTTCAGAGGAGCTCAGGGAGCGATTCCTACtagtggaggaggagctgcacATGCAGCTTAGGGATGTCCTGGACCCCAACTATGCCTATGTGGACTCGGAGGATCGCATGGATTTTTATCTCTACCAGCAAAAGTTCTTGCGTAGGCGACGCATGAAGAAGCTAGCCAATCCGGTGGGCTACACCTGGGCTGTCCAGGTGATACGACAGAACTGGGTGCTGGAACGGCTGTACAATGACCACATCCAGCAACTCTTTGAGAGCGGATTGCAAGACAAACTGGTGGAGGATGTTCATGAGTTGGCCGTAAAGGCAGGCTTCCTGCACTTTTTCCCCACACAAAGCCAAACCATCGAACCTTTGAGGCTTGAGGATATTGTGATGGCAGCCATGGTCTTGGGCGGTGGCCACGCCCTCGCCGGGATCTGTTTCCTGGGTGAGCTCACATACTCATTCCAATCGCAATCGTTGTTGCTTGAATCACGGGAATGGCAATAG
- the ths gene encoding dual specificity protein kinase splB isoform X1, with product MLPQLTVYAKIIYLLMVVISGALCTVEDFVIMSQCAHNKAIHLAAEGTVSVTDTSQIQNITIYGYTDYLNNKFKIALYAKETQRYLCFNDNWRLVGMRDLRETCYFKEALVHGYFVFSSLVDEKQRVGFTRRGKPVGPKKSLNDACYMFNKIDAEEFFRHHRLPERMVNASSSGNSRKPPRNNKNNRHKSNNQNQKLQQQQEHHGHNNNNNNNNVILNNSSTSLSSTNKKQLAINRQKQQQRQHQVRHHHNDPSLLLRRQQHEMKQKRRKQQKQQHEQQQQRATASPATAAATVPVAVAVTSPTTTKLSATTLSSRRKGRRRKGKAKIKAHQQQQLLATSATSPYTDDSLFSSSFSSTGFEDPDNSSSSLDPWSTWSTIDGFSSSSSTTTGTDDSISSSSNYEAWATFISNQEMEASSISSSSTTPEMMAGNDTELLQYEPELVEDTDFVTDSEAAVSTTYETKATSAIAATAATTTSTTGSQLVLEQTPLAKSKATVRSTTISTRVTPTAAATTGQTETSQSISQLNPGENEVKPRTFLWTTRATALQQSPPSSTPATFSSTSWTTPPQHVAPSLFSVDKNINSNLQNNTLTEASPTTATTGATAGGVTTPTTLRKPQRMFTRRLMATPFHRLAYVRNAGGDVDIDNLDNISVYPVEYDGDLDGNGGGSGNSSDGGFTGFLATSTTSKLTEPIRIGMKKIRQKSTLSGFGHRRNA from the exons GTGGTGATTTCAGGTGCATTATGTACAGTAGAAGATTTCGTAATAATGTCACAGTGTGCACACAACAAAGCCATACACCTAGCTGCGGAAGGAACAGTCTCAGTGACAGACACTTCACAGATCC aAAATATAACGATATACGGCTACACGGATTATCTGAACAACAAATTCAAAATAGCACTGTACGCAAAAGAAACACAAAGATATTTGTGTTTCAACGACAATTGGAGATTAGTTGGAATG AGGGATCTGCGAGAAACCTGCTATTTCAAAGAGGCCCTCGTCCACGGTTATTTCGTGTTCAGTTCCCTTGTCGATGAGAAGCAACGTGTCGGGTTCACGCGCCGAGGTAAGCCTGTGGGTCCGAAGAAGAGCCTCAACGATGCCTGCTACATGTTCAATAAGATCGATGCCGAGGAGTTTTTCCGCCATCACCGATTGCCCGAAAGGATGGTTAATGctagcagcagcggcaatagTCGGAAGCCCCCgcgcaacaacaaaaacaatcgCCACAAATCGAATAACCAAAATCAAaagttgcagcagcaacaggagcaTCATggccataataataataataataataataacgttATTCTTAATAATAGTAGTACTAGTCTAAGTAGCACTAACAAAAAGCAATTAGCAATAAAcaggcagaagcagcagcagcggcagcatcagGTGCGGCATCATCACAATGATccttcgctgctgctgcgacgaCAGCAACACGAAATGAAGCAGAAGCGCCGcaagcagcagaagcagcaacacgagcagcagcaacaacgagCAACAGCTAGtcctgcaacagcagcagcaacagttccagttgcagttgcagtcacttcaccaacaacaaccaaaTTGTCAGCAACAACACTGAGCAGCAGGCGCAAGGGCAGACGAAGAAAGGGCAAGGCCAAAATCAAAgcacaccagcagcagcaacttctGGCCACATCAGCCACATCTCCGTACACAGACGACTCTCTGttcagcagcagcttcagcagcACGGGCTTCGAGGATCCGGACAACAGCAGCTCCAGCCTGGATCCCTGGTCCACCTGGTCCACCATCGATGGctttagcagcagcagcagcacaacgaCAGGAACTGATGACAGtattagcagcagcagcaactacgAGGCCTGGGCCACCTTCATCAGCAACCAGGAAATGGAGGCCTCCTCCatatcctcctcctccacaaCGCCGGAGATGATGGCTGGCAACGATACCGAGTTGCTGCAATACGAGCCCGAGTTGGTGGAGGATACGGACTTCGTCACCGATTCCGAAGCTGCAGTCTCGACAACATATGAAACCAAAGCAACATCAGCAATAGCGGCCACGGCGGCCACAACTACCTCCACAACGGGCTCCCAGCTAGTGCTAGAGCAGACGCCGCTGGCCAAGAGCAAGGCCACTGTAAGAAGCACCACCATTAGCACGCGAGTCACGCCGACAGCTGCCGCCACCACAGGTCAGACTGAAACTTCACAGAGCATCAGCCAGTTAAATCCCGGCGAGAATGAAGTCAAGCCCCGCACTTTCCTCTGGACAACACGAGCTACTGCCTTGCAGCAGTCACCGCCCAGCAGCACGCCAGCCACATTCTCCTCCACATCCTGGACTACACCGCCGCAGCATGTGGCTCCCTCGCTGTTCAGCGTGGACAAGAACATCAACAGCAACCTCCAGAACAACACTCTCACCGAGGCCTCGCCCACGACAGCCACAACGGGAGCAACAGCAGGTGGAGTGACGACGCCCACTACACTGAGAAAACCCCAGCGGATGTTCACCCGGCGGCTGATGGCCACACCATTCCATCGGCTGGCCTATGTACGGAATGCTGGCGGAGATGTGGACATTGACAACTTGGACAATATCAGTGTTTATCCCGTGGAGTACGATGGCGATCTGGATGGGAATGGCGGGGGTAGCGGTAATAGCTCCGATGGCGGCTTCACTGGCTTCCTGGCCACATCCACCACTTCCAAGCTAACGGAACCCATACGCATTGGGATGAAGAAGATCCGACAGAAGAGCACACTGTCTGGTTTTGGTCACAGGAGAAATGCGTAG
- the ths gene encoding dual specificity protein kinase splB isoform X2, whose protein sequence is MSNQLERLLFFIVVISGALCTVEDFVIMSQCAHNKAIHLAAEGTVSVTDTSQIQNITIYGYTDYLNNKFKIALYAKETQRYLCFNDNWRLVGMRDLRETCYFKEALVHGYFVFSSLVDEKQRVGFTRRGKPVGPKKSLNDACYMFNKIDAEEFFRHHRLPERMVNASSSGNSRKPPRNNKNNRHKSNNQNQKLQQQQEHHGHNNNNNNNNVILNNSSTSLSSTNKKQLAINRQKQQQRQHQVRHHHNDPSLLLRRQQHEMKQKRRKQQKQQHEQQQQRATASPATAAATVPVAVAVTSPTTTKLSATTLSSRRKGRRRKGKAKIKAHQQQQLLATSATSPYTDDSLFSSSFSSTGFEDPDNSSSSLDPWSTWSTIDGFSSSSSTTTGTDDSISSSSNYEAWATFISNQEMEASSISSSSTTPEMMAGNDTELLQYEPELVEDTDFVTDSEAAVSTTYETKATSAIAATAATTTSTTGSQLVLEQTPLAKSKATVRSTTISTRVTPTAAATTGQTETSQSISQLNPGENEVKPRTFLWTTRATALQQSPPSSTPATFSSTSWTTPPQHVAPSLFSVDKNINSNLQNNTLTEASPTTATTGATAGGVTTPTTLRKPQRMFTRRLMATPFHRLAYVRNAGGDVDIDNLDNISVYPVEYDGDLDGNGGGSGNSSDGGFTGFLATSTTSKLTEPIRIGMKKIRQKSTLSGFGHRRNA, encoded by the exons ATGTCGAATCAGTTAGAGAGACTGCTGTTTTTTATT GTGGTGATTTCAGGTGCATTATGTACAGTAGAAGATTTCGTAATAATGTCACAGTGTGCACACAACAAAGCCATACACCTAGCTGCGGAAGGAACAGTCTCAGTGACAGACACTTCACAGATCC aAAATATAACGATATACGGCTACACGGATTATCTGAACAACAAATTCAAAATAGCACTGTACGCAAAAGAAACACAAAGATATTTGTGTTTCAACGACAATTGGAGATTAGTTGGAATG AGGGATCTGCGAGAAACCTGCTATTTCAAAGAGGCCCTCGTCCACGGTTATTTCGTGTTCAGTTCCCTTGTCGATGAGAAGCAACGTGTCGGGTTCACGCGCCGAGGTAAGCCTGTGGGTCCGAAGAAGAGCCTCAACGATGCCTGCTACATGTTCAATAAGATCGATGCCGAGGAGTTTTTCCGCCATCACCGATTGCCCGAAAGGATGGTTAATGctagcagcagcggcaatagTCGGAAGCCCCCgcgcaacaacaaaaacaatcgCCACAAATCGAATAACCAAAATCAAaagttgcagcagcaacaggagcaTCATggccataataataataataataataataacgttATTCTTAATAATAGTAGTACTAGTCTAAGTAGCACTAACAAAAAGCAATTAGCAATAAAcaggcagaagcagcagcagcggcagcatcagGTGCGGCATCATCACAATGATccttcgctgctgctgcgacgaCAGCAACACGAAATGAAGCAGAAGCGCCGcaagcagcagaagcagcaacacgagcagcagcaacaacgagCAACAGCTAGtcctgcaacagcagcagcaacagttccagttgcagttgcagtcacttcaccaacaacaaccaaaTTGTCAGCAACAACACTGAGCAGCAGGCGCAAGGGCAGACGAAGAAAGGGCAAGGCCAAAATCAAAgcacaccagcagcagcaacttctGGCCACATCAGCCACATCTCCGTACACAGACGACTCTCTGttcagcagcagcttcagcagcACGGGCTTCGAGGATCCGGACAACAGCAGCTCCAGCCTGGATCCCTGGTCCACCTGGTCCACCATCGATGGctttagcagcagcagcagcacaacgaCAGGAACTGATGACAGtattagcagcagcagcaactacgAGGCCTGGGCCACCTTCATCAGCAACCAGGAAATGGAGGCCTCCTCCatatcctcctcctccacaaCGCCGGAGATGATGGCTGGCAACGATACCGAGTTGCTGCAATACGAGCCCGAGTTGGTGGAGGATACGGACTTCGTCACCGATTCCGAAGCTGCAGTCTCGACAACATATGAAACCAAAGCAACATCAGCAATAGCGGCCACGGCGGCCACAACTACCTCCACAACGGGCTCCCAGCTAGTGCTAGAGCAGACGCCGCTGGCCAAGAGCAAGGCCACTGTAAGAAGCACCACCATTAGCACGCGAGTCACGCCGACAGCTGCCGCCACCACAGGTCAGACTGAAACTTCACAGAGCATCAGCCAGTTAAATCCCGGCGAGAATGAAGTCAAGCCCCGCACTTTCCTCTGGACAACACGAGCTACTGCCTTGCAGCAGTCACCGCCCAGCAGCACGCCAGCCACATTCTCCTCCACATCCTGGACTACACCGCCGCAGCATGTGGCTCCCTCGCTGTTCAGCGTGGACAAGAACATCAACAGCAACCTCCAGAACAACACTCTCACCGAGGCCTCGCCCACGACAGCCACAACGGGAGCAACAGCAGGTGGAGTGACGACGCCCACTACACTGAGAAAACCCCAGCGGATGTTCACCCGGCGGCTGATGGCCACACCATTCCATCGGCTGGCCTATGTACGGAATGCTGGCGGAGATGTGGACATTGACAACTTGGACAATATCAGTGTTTATCCCGTGGAGTACGATGGCGATCTGGATGGGAATGGCGGGGGTAGCGGTAATAGCTCCGATGGCGGCTTCACTGGCTTCCTGGCCACATCCACCACTTCCAAGCTAACGGAACCCATACGCATTGGGATGAAGAAGATCCGACAGAAGAGCACACTGTCTGGTTTTGGTCACAGGAGAAATGCGTAG